From Candidatus Poribacteria bacterium:
GCAAGCGATGCAGGAGCGAAACGTCACGGAAGGGGACACGACACGGGCTCTGCCCGCACCGTTTCTCGTGCTCGCCACTCAGAACCCCCTGGAGATGGAGGGAACGTATCCGCTGCCTGAAGCCCAGCTCGATCGGTTCCAGCTAAAGATCCGTGTGCCGTTCCCGACCGCCGAGGTCATGCAGCAAATCTTAGAGACGACGACGGCTGGACCCGCACCGCTGCCGGAACCCATCTTCTCCGGGGACGACGTGCTCCGCATGCAGAGCCTTGCCCGGATGGTGCCAGTCGCCTCCACTGTCCGAGGTGCCATCGTGCGATTGGTCATGGCAACGCATCCGACCGACGAGCGAGCGCCGGACTCGGTTCGGCGGTACGTCGCGTTCGGAGCTAGCCCTCGCGGCGCGCAAGCCATCGAGCACACCAGCAAGGTTCGCGCGCTCGCGGAGGGACGCCTCAACGTGTCGCTGGGGGACGTACGAGCCGTCGCCCTTCCGGCTTTGAGGCATCGACTGCTCCTGAGCTTCGAGGGCGCTGCAGACCGCGTCGAGACCGACACGCTCGTGCGGGACGTCGTCGATGCCGTTCTTGACGCCTGACGAACCGTGTGTCGTTCGCACTC
This genomic window contains:
- a CDS encoding MoxR family ATPase; translation: VDDDSGGRRFEFQPGPVFTNILLADEVNRATPRTQSALLQAMQERNVTEGDTTRALPAPFLVLATQNPLEMEGTYPLPEAQLDRFQLKIRVPFPTAEVMQQILETTTAGPAPLPEPIFSGDDVLRMQSLARMVPVASTVRGAIVRLVMATHPTDERAPDSVRRYVAFGASPRGAQAIEHTSKVRALAEGRLNVSLGDVRAVALPALRHRLLLSFEGAADRVETDTLVRDVVDAVLDA